The following nucleotide sequence is from Gymnodinialimonas sp. 202GB13-11.
CATCTGGGTATCGTCCACCACGATCAGGTCCATATGGGCACACTGGCCTTCGTGATGGCCTCCCATGTCAACGGTGTCTCCGCGCTGCATACGGATCTGATGCGTGAGACGGTCTTCGCAGGCCTCGATGCCGCCTATCCCGGTCGCATCCTCAACCAGACCAACGGCGTCACCCCGCGCCGCTGGCTGCGCATGGCCAACCCTGCGCTGTCCCGCGTCCTGACCGACACACTCGGCACGGGCTGGGAAAACGACCTCTCCCGCCTCGCCGATTTGCGCGCGCACGAGGATGACGCCAGAGTCCGCGACGCCATCGCCGCGGCCAAACGCACCAACAAGGTGGCGCTGTCGAATTGGGCCGCGGATCAGCTTGGCATCGCCATCGACCCCGACGCCATGTTCGATGTGCAGATCAAGCGGATGCACGAATACAAGCGCCAGTTGATGAACCTGTTAGAGACGATTGCGCGCTGGCAGGCCATCCGCGAAAACCCCGATGCGGGCTGGACGCCCCGCGTGAAAATCTTCGGCGGCAAGGCCGCGCCCGGCTATGCCTTTGCCAAGGATGTCATCCGCCTGATCAACGACGTGGCCCGCGTGATCAACGCCGATCCGGTCACGGGCCATCTGCTCAAGGTGCTCTATCCAGCCAATTACAACGTCTCCATGGCCGAGCGTCTGATCCCTGCCGCTGATCTGTCCGAACAGATCTCCACCGCCGGGAAAGAGGCCTCGGGCACCGGCAACATGAAGTTCACCCTCAACGGCGCGCTCACCATCGGCACGCTCGATGGTGCCAATGTCGAGATCCGTGAACAGGTCGGGGCCGAGAATTTCTTCCTCTTCGGCATGGATGTGGCCCAGGCTCAGGCCTGCGCCGCCACCCAAGACCATGCGCGCGCCGCCATTCTCGCCAGCCAGCCCCTGCAAGACGTGCTGCAGGCCATCGTCGAGGGCCGGTTTAGCCCGACCGACACCGGCCGCTACGCCCATATCGTCGATGTCACCTGGAACCACGACCCCTTCCTCGTCGCTTCCGATTTCGACAGCTACTGCGCCGCCCAGGCCCAGGTCGATGCCGCCTACCAGGACCCCGACCACTGGACCCGCCTCACGCTCCGCAACATCGCGGGCAGCGGACATTTCTCCTCGGACCGAACCATCCAAGGCTACATGGCCGACATCTGGCAGGCCCACAGCCTCCTCTGACCCGCCTGTCTTCCTTGTGCCGCAAATATTCCGGGGGCAGCGCCCCCCAATTTTCCTTTGGAAAATTGCACCCGGCGACGACGCAGTCGGCGCAACCCCTTGTCGCCCTCGGCACGCAGGCGTAGCCAAGACCCATGCCCACCACCCAACAGCCCCTGCGCGGCATCGCGCTGAAAGTCGCCTCTGTCTGCGTCTTCGTCTCCATGGCCTCGCTCATCAAGGCCTCCGCCGACGCGATCCCACCCGGGCAGGCCGTCTTCTTCCGCTCCTTCTTCGCGATCCCCGTGATCCTCGCCTGGTTGATGATCCAGCACGATCTCGCCCATGGGTTGGAGACAAATAATCCTATGGGTCATGTCTGGCGCGGCCTGGTCGGAACGTCCGCGATGGGCCTTGGCTTTGCGGGCCTCGGTCTCCTGCCGCTGCCTGAGGTCACCGCCATCGGCTACGCGGCCCCGATCCTCGTGGTCGTCTTCGCCGCCATGTTCCTCAACGAACAGGTCCGCCTGTTCCGACTTTCAATGGTCGCCTTGGGGATGGGGGGTGTTCTGATCGTCCTCAGCCCGCGCCTGAACCTCGACCCGACCACTGCGGACACGGGCGAGGCTCTTGGTGCGGTCCTTGTCTTGATGGGCGCGGTCTGCGCGGCGCTAGCACAGGTCTTCGTCCGCAAACTCGTGCAGACCGAACGCACCGCCGCCATCGTCTTCTGGTTCTCTGTCACCGCTTCGGCCCTCAGCCTGCTGACGATCCCCTGGGGCTGGGTCTGGCCAACGCCTGCACAATGGGCGTTGCTGATCGGCGCAGGTCTTGCGGGCGGGGTAGGGCAGATTTTGCTCACCTCCTCCTACCGCTTCGCCGATGCCTCGCTTATCGCGCCGTTCGAATACACGTCCATGCTGCTAGCCATTGGCGTCGGCTACTTCATCTTCGCCGAGACCCCGACCACAACAATGCTGCTCGGCGCGGCCCTAATCGTCACAGCAGGCATCGCGATCATCTGGCGCGAACGCCAACTTGGCCTGCAGCGCGGTGCGCGCAAAGCGGGAACCCCGCAGCCGTGACGTAGCGTCAGACCCTCTGACACCGCACATCTGACACCAACCTGCAAGGTTTCCCCCTTCGCGCGCCCGTTGCCCTGTGTACCACCACATCACGACGGGAGCGGCGGCAAGTGAAGGGGTTGCCGCGCCCGCAACCATCGAAGCGCGATTACCCGCAGCTTCGATCCGCGCCACTAAACTGGGTGGGGCGGCGGTGGCAAAGGGGCATCACTCCGCCCATGACCCACCAAGGGGCCGGGCCGTGCGCAGGGCAGATCGCACGCCCGGCCCCTTTTTTGCGTCCGCCATGACAGTCACCTACGATCTATCGAGTTGACGCCATCCGGCCTTCCATTAACTTTCCCTACAACACTCATTTCAGGACGCGCCACCATGACCCGGACCCACCTTCACACGTGCCTTGCAACCCTGCCCCTTCTGCTTCTTGCAACAGCCGCCTCGGCGCATGTCGGCGAGGGAATCAATACAGGCTTCGCCTCCGGCTTCTGGCACCCGATCCTGGGGTGGGACCACGTCGTTGCCATGGTCGCCGTCGGCCTCTGGGGCGCCTTCCTCGGTCGCCCGGCAATCTGGATCCTTCCGGTCGTATTCCCGCTCGTCATGGCCTTTGGTGGCGCGCTGGGCGTTATGGGCGTGCCAATCCCTGCGGTTGAAACCGGCATCGCACTGTCCGGCGTGATCCTTGGCCTCTTAATCGCGTTTGCTGTGAAGGCCCCAATTTGGGTCGCCGCCGTGATTGTCGGCGTATTCGCGATCTTCCACGGCCATGCCCATGGCGGTGAGTTGCCCGAACAGTTCAGCGCCTATGGCTACGCAGTGGGCTTCGTGATCGGCACCGGCCTTCTGCACGTTGTCGGCATTGCGCTCGGCTTCCTGACCAAAAGCTCGGTCGGGACTTGGGCGGCGCGGGGCATCGGCGGCGCGATTGCGCTTGTCGGTGCCGCGTTCCTGTTCGGCCTCGCCTGACTTGAACCCCACGACGCACCCGTGAAACACCGCTACCTTCTGCCCTTGGCGTTCGCCGCCGCGCCCACCAGCGCGGCGGCCCATTCGTTTGAATCCGGCGCGGACCTTTACGCTCAGTTTGTGGAAGGGGCAGGGGTGATCGCCACCTACCCGGCGGTCTTCCTGCCGCTGCTGGCGCTCGGGCTCTTCCTGACCCTGTGGCAGAGCGAGGGCATGGTCGCCGCCTGGCCCTACTTCCTCGCGGGGCAGATTGCAGGCATCGCGGTCGCCCCACTGGTCGGCGAATGGATCCTGCCCGTAATGATGAGCGCTGGCATCATCGTAGGTGCGCTCGCAGCCCTCCTCCCACAGCCCAACCGGCCTCTGTCGCTGATCTTCGCAGCCACCCTAGGCACGCTGACCCTCGCGCTCGGGCTGGAAGGGCACCGTTTCTTCGAACTTCCGGTTCTCATCCACCTCGGCCTGCTCTTTGGTGCAAACGCCGCCGTGGCGCTCGCCGCAGGTATTGCGCGATTGGCGTTGGAGAAAGTGCCAGCCGAATGGATGCGCATAACGGTTCGCGTCGCCGCGTCGTGGATTGCCGCGATGTTGATGCTGATCCTCGCCTTCACCCTGCGCGGCGGTGGCGTTACTTAAACTCTACCCTTGCGCGCGGCGGTAATCGTCTTCTGCCAGATTGCCCTGCCGCGCCAATAGCCCCTGCAAGCGTTGCATCACGCGGCCCCGCGCCAGTTTCAGCGTCTGAAGGGCCAACCGGGCCGAGAGTGTGTTGGCCGACATATCCAGCACGACCTGCACCCGCGTCATATCCGGGCGCAATTCCAGAAACGTCATCTCGTAGACCGCTTGCATGCCGCCGACAGTGGTCTGGATCTCGCACCGCTCCGGCGCGTCCATGGCGCTGATTTCCGAGGTCACAGGCCGCACTCGGCCACGCACGGTGACAGATCCGCGCCAGCCGCAACCCGGTGCGGCTTCGGCCCAATTGCCGACGCGCGTCAAATCGGCGCCGCGCCCCTTGGCTTCGGCCTCGATACCACTGAAATCCGTGAACCGGGCCCATGTAATGGCCGCAGGTGCGTCCACATCTTCGGAAACCTTGAATTTCATAACCCGCGTTGCTCCTGCTCAGCCCCCGCTTTCCGTTTGCCGGGGGCAGGGGTAGGGCGTCAAGGTAAAGGTCAGGTCAATCCAGCGTATCGGCCAACCAGTGTTGCAACAGAAAATGCGCAATCGCGCCTTTCCGGGCCGGAAGCATCGTTGGGTCATTTCCAGCCCAGACTTCAACCATTTGCGATTTCGTGACCCACTTGGCGTCTTCGATTTCTTCGGGATCGATTTCGATCTTGGTAGACGTCGCCTCCCCACGGCACCCGAACATCAAGGAGGCCGGAAAGGGCCAGGGCTGGCTGGACAGGTAATCGACACGTCCAACCTGAACCCCTGCCTCCTCTCGCACTTCACGTCGGACGGCGGCCTCAATGGTCTCGCCGGGTTCCACAAATCCCGCCAACAGGGAATACATCCCCTCGGGCCAGCCGGGCGAGCGGCCCACCAGAACCGAGTCGCCATGCGTGATCAGCATGATCACCACCGGATCGGTGCGCGGGAAATGATGCCCGCCGCACTTTCCGCAATCGCGCTGCCAACCGGCCATGGCCAAAGCACTCTTCTCTCCGCACTTCGCGCAATATTGGTGGGTCGCATGCCATGTCAGGATGGCGCGCGCCGTCGCGGCCAGTTCAGCCTCGCGCCGGGATAGGTGGGTCATCAGGCCACGCAATTCGCGGAACCCGGCCTCCTTTTCGGAAGGGTGCATTTGCACGCTCGGGTCGAGAAAGGCGTTCACACCTTCTTCGTCAACATCGACAGGCGTCCAGGCTGACACATCTCGCGCGAACAGCAGGCGTTTCCCATCTTCGTCGTAGCCCAAGAGAATGGGAGGTTCACTTGCACGTCCGAATACGGCAGCGTCCGCTGCCCGAACAGCGAGTTTCACATCGCCATCCTTTGGGTCGCCTTCGACCATCGGCTTGCCGCGCCACAGCGGCAGTACCATTGCATCGGCGTCCAGCGCCGCATCTAGATGATCTGCTTTCCCGCGCAATTCGGCAGCGCGGTCCAAGCCCGAGGTCCCGAAGGTCACGTCTTCTGAGTATTTCATAGTCACCCTTCCCCGGACGTCAGGTGCCATCTCTATGGCCCGAGGGCAACACCACAGCTTGGCTATGGAAAAACCGCTGTGAAGTGCAACGAAGGCTCTCTGATAGCTCGGCCTTGCAGCTACGGTGAAAAAAAAAGACGGCTGGGGCCCAAGAACATGACCCTAATCGGGGCAACAATGGTTTCAAAGATTTCTGCTGGGCCAGATCAGGTGCATTTGCGCCTTCTGGCCACAACGGATTTGCATGCGCATCTGTTGCCGTTCGACTATTTCACCGACACCCCCACATCGGGCGTTGGTCTGGCGCAGCTGGCCGATCTGATCCGTGCGGCCCGCAAAAACGCGCCCAACACGCTGCTGTTCGACAACGGCGATACGCTGCAGGGAACGCCACTGGCCGACGCCACCTTTGCCGAGGTCCTGCCAAACGGCGATCCGAACCCCATGATCGTGGCGATGAACGGCCTTGGGTTTGACGCGGCCACACTGGGCAATCACGATTTCGATTTCGGTCTGGATTACCTGCAAATGTCGTTGTCAGCCGCCCGCTTCCAGTTGACACTTGCAAATGTCCACCAACCCGATGGCAGCCCCTTCCTGCCGGAACGGACCCTGCTCAAACGGCGGGTAACAGACGGCTCGGGACGGGAGCATGAGCTGCAAGTCGGCATCACTGGCGTGGTTCCACCCCAAGTGGCTGCCTGGTCAAAGCCAAGCGTCGACGGAAAGCTACGTTTCTCCGATATGACCATGGCCGCCGCGACGCAGGTTGCGGCTCTGCGCGACGAGGGCGCGGACGTGGTTGTTGTTCTCGCCCATAGCGGACTTGGCCAGAAAGACGCCGCCGCTGGAGCCGAAAACACCGCCTCTCAAATCGCCGCTCTGCCGGGGGTTGATGCCGTTTTCGCAGGCCACACACACGATCTGTTTTCGCATCCCGGCGAAGCAGGGCGGGCACCTCTGGTGCAACCCGGCGCATACGGGTCGCATCTGGGACTCATAGATCTCATCCTCGAACCGGCGCGCGATGAAAACCGATGGTCCGTGAAGCCCGCCCAATCCGCCACGCCGTCATTACCGGCCCGTGTCCAAGACCAAGACCCGCAGTCGACCCACCTGCTCAGCGATCTCCCTGATGTGCGCAGCCAAGTCGACGAAGCCCATCGCATCACGCGCACCCATGTCGACAGGCCGCTCGGCCATTCCGCCGTGCCGCTTGAGACGCTGTTTTCCACAATCGCCCCCTGCGCCGCGACGCAAGTGATTGCCGATGCGCAACGCGCCGCCGCACTACCCCTGATCGCGGCACACCCGGAATTGAGCGACCTGCCCATCCTGTCCGCCGCCGCGCCCTTCCGCGCCGGGGGGCGGGCAGGGCCCGAAAACTACACCGACATCCCGGCGGGCGATCTGAAACTGCGCCATGCAGCGGACCTCTATATTTATCCCAATTCGCTCTGCGTTCTGCGGATCAACGGGGCCGGCCTGCTTCAGTGGCTGGAACGCAGCGGCTCGATCTACAACCAGATCGACCCAACGGCGACCGAACCGCAAAAGCTGATCAACCACAGCTTCGCGCCCTACAATTTCGATCGCATCACCGGGCTGACCTACCAGATCGACGTGTCACAACCGCCGCAAACCGATCCCGAAGGCCATCACGTCGACGAAGCCGCCTCTCGCATTCGCAACTTGCGCTTTGAAGATGGCCGCGCCGTTGGCCCTGCGGATGAGATGCTGATCGTCACAAATTCCTACCGCGCCGCAGGGGGCGGCCATTTTCCGTCTGCCGCCCAAGCCATCATGGTCAAAACCAGCAGCATTTCCGTCCGCGATGCCGTCGCGAAATACATCGCACAATCCGAACAAAGCCTCGCCCCGACCGTTCAGCCAAGCTTCTCGCTTACCCCCCTTGGGGGCGTCGACCTTCTATTTGAAACAGGACCCGCTGCAGAAAAGCATAAAAATCGACAGGCGCAACTTGGCCTTCGCGCCATTGAAGAAGATGAAGATAAACAAGGCTTTACCCCCTTTCTCCTCACTCTCTAAACTATCTCCCACACTATTTTTCCGCACATTTCCAAACTTTTTTTGCCCGCCATGTCGATTGGCCCACCCCTCCGTTCGTCATGGGGGTGAAGGCGATGATGCCTTTGCTCAAACAGACGGAGAAAGACAATGACCCTCACGACCATCCTAGCCGCCGGCACCGCAACCCTCGCCATCGCCGCCGCCGCCACCTACCTGCTGCCGCGCAACGTGACCGTGGAACGCAGCGCCCTTGTCGATGCCACACCCGAAGCGGTCATTGCGCTTGCCTCCTCCACCCAGGGCTTCCAACAGTTCAACCCCTACCTGACCAGCGACCCCGAGTTGAGCATCGAACCTTTCGGCCCCGAGGCCGGCATCGGCGCAGGCTTCCGCTTCGAAGGCCGCGAGGGCACTGGCACCCAGACGATCAGCGCCATCACCGCCGATCGTGTCACCTACGCCATCGACCTCGGCTCCATGGGCCAGCCGACGCAGCACATCAGCGCCGTCGCTGAAGGCAACCAGACCCGCGTGACCTGGACGGTCGAGAGCGACATGGGCCTCAACCCCGTCTTCCGTGTCTTCGGCCTCTTCATGGATCGCATGTTGGGCGGCACCTATGAAACCGGCCTTGCCAACATCGCCCGCGTTGCCGCCTAATCCCCCAACCAGACCAAGGACAAAAACAATGCGTTACACTTTTCTGCTCTACTCCGACCCTGCCGATTTCGCCCATATGACCCAGGACGACTGGATCGAGATGAAATCCGTCTACGGCCAATACATCGGCGCTCTGCAAGAGGCCGGAGTGTTCGTCGACACCGACTGGCTCCACCCCGCCGACACCGCCACCACGCTCAGCATGAAGGGCGGCGAGAAGACGGTGCAGGATGGTCCCGTGGCCGAAACCCGCGAAAGCCTTGGCGGTTACTTCGTGATCGACGTGCCTGACCTCGACGCAGCCTTGGCCTGGGCCGAGAAATGCCCCGCCGCTCATGCGGGCAAGATCGAGATCCGCGCAACCGCGATGGACAGCCTCGGATGACTGACCCAACCCGCGCCGCCGAAGATGCGGCGCGGGCCTCCTACGGGAAACTGGTGGCCATCCTCGCCGCGCAATCCGGCGACATCGCCGCCGCCGAGGATGCCCTGACCGAAGCCTTTATTCAGGCCCTACGCCTCTGGCCCGAGCGCGGCATCCCCGACCGGCCCGAGGCATGGCTTCTGACCACCGCCCGCAACCGTCGCATCGACGCCGCCCGCCGCGACAAACGTGTGACCTTCACCGATGAAATGCCAGAGATCGCAATGCCCGACCCGCACACCTTCCCCGATGATCGCCTCAAGCTGATGTTTGTCTGCGCCCATCCCGCCATCGACGAAGCCATCCGCACGCCACTGATGTTGCAGACGGTGCTTGGGGTGCAGGCCGCCGACATCGCCCGCATCTTCCATCTGCCACCGGCGACCATGGCGCAGCGGCTGGTGCGGGTAAAACGCAAGATCAAAGACACCCGCATCCCCTTCACCCTGCCTGATGACGTAGATCTCCCCGATCGCATTGGCGCGCTGCTGGATGCGGTTTACGCCGCTTTCGCCGTCGACTGGCAGGAAGGCGCGGGCGATCTCAGCCACGAGGCGCATTTCCTCGCCACCACGCTGGCCGATCTTTTACCCGACAACGCCGAGGCGCTTGGCCTCGCCGCGTTGATCACCTTTGTCGAGGCGCGCCGCGATGCCTCGCCCGTGGATGGGGTCTATGTGCCCCTTCCGGATCAGGACATCGGGCTTTGGAACACCGACCTGATCGACCATGCGGCGCTACTGCTGACCCGCGCCAGCGCGCTTCAGGCGCCCGGCAGGCTTCAATTGGAGGCCGCGATACAGGCCGTCCACGCGGAACGGCACGTCACCGGCGTGACCAACTGGCGCGCGCTTAGCCAGCTTTATGCAGGGTTGATGCAGATCACCCCTTCTCTCGGGGCCGCCGTCGGGCGCGCCGTAGCGGTGGGCGAAGATGCGGGCGCACTTGAAGGCCTGCGCCTGTTGGATCTGATCGACGCGGACGCCGCGGAGGCGTTCCAACCCTATTGGGCCACCCGCGCGCACTTGCTCGCCGCCAGCGCGCCGCAAGAAGCAGCCGAGGCGTATTCACGCGCCATCGAGCTTAGCACCTACGCCCCCGCAACAGCTTGGCTGGAGGCCCGCCGCACCGCGCTCCGCTCGCGGCTTCTCTGACCCTCTTTGTTCCCAAAATATGCTGGGGGAGTCTGCGCAAGCAGACGGGGGCATAGCCCCCATGCTCTCCGCTTTTTTCTGGTGTTAAGAAAGGTTAAGAGAACGGAAAATAATAACTAAAACAAAAACTTAACCCGTCTGCTCACGCGTGAGCAGCTAGTCCCGTGCCGGATCCGCAGGGTAGGTGCCGAGGATCTTCAACTCGCTGGTGAAGTACCCCAACTCATCAAGCGCCAGCTGGACGTTATGATCGTCTGGATGCCCCTCGATATCGGCATAGAACTGCGTCGCCGTGAACGCCCCGCCGACCATGTAGCTCTCCAGCTTGGTCATGTTGACGCCATTCGTCGCAAACCCACCCATCGCTTTGTAAAGCGCCGCTGGAATGTTTCGCACACGGAAGACAAACGTAGTCATCATATGATCTGACCGCCGCGCCATATCCGCCTCCCGTGACATGACAAGGAAGCGCGTGGTGTTGCGGTCATGGTCCTCGATATGCCGCGCCAAAACGTCCAACCCGTAGATCTCTCCCGCCAGTTCCGAGGCGAGCGCCGCCTTGCTGGCATCTCCCCATTCCGCCACATCCCGCGCCGCCCGCGCATTGTCCGGGCTGACGCGCCCCGTGATGCCCTTCTCGCGCAGGAATGTTCCGCATTGCGGCAGCAAAACGAGATGGCTATAGGCCTCTTTCACGTCCGTAAGATCTGTGCCTGGCAAAGCCAGCAGGTTGATGTGCACCCGCACGAACGCCTCGTCGATGATGTGCAGCCCCGACTCGGGCAGAAGGCGGTGGATGTCGGCCACACGCCCGTAGGTGGAGTTTTCGACCGGAAGCATCGCAAGCTCTGCCTCACCACTGCGCACCGCCTCGATCACGTCTTCAAAGGTGGCGCAAGGCAGCGGCTCCATGTCCGGGCGCGCCGCGCGGCAGGCCTCGTGTGAATAGGCTCCGGGCTCTCCTTGGAAGGCAATACGGGCTGTCATTGGCAAAATCCGCTCGAAAAGGTCGTTTCGTCGCGCTCCCTACACCTTGCCTTGCCCCAAAGGAACACCATACATAGCCGCGAACGAGCGACAGACCTTTGTGGAGCCGACATGTTTGACACGATGACCATCACCAAAGCCGGCGGCGCGGTCTGCGCAGCCCTGCTGGTGTTCCTTCTGGGCGGTTGGGCCGCCGAAGAGCTTTATAACATCGACCACCATGGCGAAGATCACGTCAGCGGCTATCGCATCGAGATTGCCGAATTGGATGAAGGCCCGGTTGAAGAAGTACCGGAAATCCCGTTTGCAGACGTTTATGCCGTGGCGGATGCTGGCGCGGGTGAGCGCTTGTGGCGCCAATGC
It contains:
- a CDS encoding glycogen/starch/alpha-glucan phosphorylase, which encodes MTAHQDLSADAMRARILQHLTYTLGKDRPHASLTDWRMATSYAIRDLLIEPWFAATRRTYEAQGKRVYYLSMEFLIGRIIEDAMVNLGLRATIRDVLKDEGIDLDALIADEPDAALGNGGLGRLAACFLESLSTLACPAYGYGIRYEHGLFRQKFEGGRQVELPEDWLNQPHPWEFERAEARYEIPFAGHVETLDGRPVWHAAETVYARAYDMPVVGWQGKWANTLRLWGAHPTELFDLDRFNAGDHTAAAAPEALARTLSRVLYPDDNTDSGKALRLKQEFFLTSAALQDILRRFLSEYDDFALLPQKVAIQMNDTHPALAGPELIRLLTDVHGLDWTRAKTLAQGCLNYTNHTLLPEALEAWSTWLMGNVLPRHMQIIERLDADHRAATGCEGHLGIVHHDQVHMGTLAFVMASHVNGVSALHTDLMRETVFAGLDAAYPGRILNQTNGVTPRRWLRMANPALSRVLTDTLGTGWENDLSRLADLRAHEDDARVRDAIAAAKRTNKVALSNWAADQLGIAIDPDAMFDVQIKRMHEYKRQLMNLLETIARWQAIRENPDAGWTPRVKIFGGKAAPGYAFAKDVIRLINDVARVINADPVTGHLLKVLYPANYNVSMAERLIPAADLSEQISTAGKEASGTGNMKFTLNGALTIGTLDGANVEIREQVGAENFFLFGMDVAQAQACAATQDHARAAILASQPLQDVLQAIVEGRFSPTDTGRYAHIVDVTWNHDPFLVASDFDSYCAAQAQVDAAYQDPDHWTRLTLRNIAGSGHFSSDRTIQGYMADIWQAHSLL
- a CDS encoding DMT family transporter encodes the protein MPTTQQPLRGIALKVASVCVFVSMASLIKASADAIPPGQAVFFRSFFAIPVILAWLMIQHDLAHGLETNNPMGHVWRGLVGTSAMGLGFAGLGLLPLPEVTAIGYAAPILVVVFAAMFLNEQVRLFRLSMVALGMGGVLIVLSPRLNLDPTTADTGEALGAVLVLMGAVCAALAQVFVRKLVQTERTAAIVFWFSVTASALSLLTIPWGWVWPTPAQWALLIGAGLAGGVGQILLTSSYRFADASLIAPFEYTSMLLAIGVGYFIFAETPTTTMLLGAALIVTAGIAIIWRERQLGLQRGARKAGTPQP
- a CDS encoding HupE/UreJ family protein; this translates as MTRTHLHTCLATLPLLLLATAASAHVGEGINTGFASGFWHPILGWDHVVAMVAVGLWGAFLGRPAIWILPVVFPLVMAFGGALGVMGVPIPAVETGIALSGVILGLLIAFAVKAPIWVAAVIVGVFAIFHGHAHGGELPEQFSAYGYAVGFVIGTGLLHVVGIALGFLTKSSVGTWAARGIGGAIALVGAAFLFGLA
- a CDS encoding SRPBCC family protein, translating into MKFKVSEDVDAPAAITWARFTDFSGIEAEAKGRGADLTRVGNWAEAAPGCGWRGSVTVRGRVRPVTSEISAMDAPERCEIQTTVGGMQAVYEMTFLELRPDMTRVQVVLDMSANTLSARLALQTLKLARGRVMQRLQGLLARQGNLAEDDYRRAQG
- the nudC gene encoding NAD(+) diphosphatase translates to MKYSEDVTFGTSGLDRAAELRGKADHLDAALDADAMVLPLWRGKPMVEGDPKDGDVKLAVRAADAAVFGRASEPPILLGYDEDGKRLLFARDVSAWTPVDVDEEGVNAFLDPSVQMHPSEKEAGFRELRGLMTHLSRREAELAATARAILTWHATHQYCAKCGEKSALAMAGWQRDCGKCGGHHFPRTDPVVIMLITHGDSVLVGRSPGWPEGMYSLLAGFVEPGETIEAAVRREVREEAGVQVGRVDYLSSQPWPFPASLMFGCRGEATSTKIEIDPEEIEDAKWVTKSQMVEVWAGNDPTMLPARKGAIAHFLLQHWLADTLD
- a CDS encoding bifunctional 2',3'-cyclic-nucleotide 2'-phosphodiesterase/3'-nucleotidase, with translation MTLIGATMVSKISAGPDQVHLRLLATTDLHAHLLPFDYFTDTPTSGVGLAQLADLIRAARKNAPNTLLFDNGDTLQGTPLADATFAEVLPNGDPNPMIVAMNGLGFDAATLGNHDFDFGLDYLQMSLSAARFQLTLANVHQPDGSPFLPERTLLKRRVTDGSGREHELQVGITGVVPPQVAAWSKPSVDGKLRFSDMTMAAATQVAALRDEGADVVVVLAHSGLGQKDAAAGAENTASQIAALPGVDAVFAGHTHDLFSHPGEAGRAPLVQPGAYGSHLGLIDLILEPARDENRWSVKPAQSATPSLPARVQDQDPQSTHLLSDLPDVRSQVDEAHRITRTHVDRPLGHSAVPLETLFSTIAPCAATQVIADAQRAAALPLIAAHPELSDLPILSAAAPFRAGGRAGPENYTDIPAGDLKLRHAADLYIYPNSLCVLRINGAGLLQWLERSGSIYNQIDPTATEPQKLINHSFAPYNFDRITGLTYQIDVSQPPQTDPEGHHVDEAASRIRNLRFEDGRAVGPADEMLIVTNSYRAAGGGHFPSAAQAIMVKTSSISVRDAVAKYIAQSEQSLAPTVQPSFSLTPLGGVDLLFETGPAAEKHKNRQAQLGLRAIEEDEDKQGFTPFLLTL
- a CDS encoding SRPBCC family protein produces the protein MTLTTILAAGTATLAIAAAATYLLPRNVTVERSALVDATPEAVIALASSTQGFQQFNPYLTSDPELSIEPFGPEAGIGAGFRFEGREGTGTQTISAITADRVTYAIDLGSMGQPTQHISAVAEGNQTRVTWTVESDMGLNPVFRVFGLFMDRMLGGTYETGLANIARVAA
- a CDS encoding YciI family protein — translated: MRYTFLLYSDPADFAHMTQDDWIEMKSVYGQYIGALQEAGVFVDTDWLHPADTATTLSMKGGEKTVQDGPVAETRESLGGYFVIDVPDLDAALAWAEKCPAAHAGKIEIRATAMDSLG
- a CDS encoding RNA polymerase sigma factor, which gives rise to MTDPTRAAEDAARASYGKLVAILAAQSGDIAAAEDALTEAFIQALRLWPERGIPDRPEAWLLTTARNRRIDAARRDKRVTFTDEMPEIAMPDPHTFPDDRLKLMFVCAHPAIDEAIRTPLMLQTVLGVQAADIARIFHLPPATMAQRLVRVKRKIKDTRIPFTLPDDVDLPDRIGALLDAVYAAFAVDWQEGAGDLSHEAHFLATTLADLLPDNAEALGLAALITFVEARRDASPVDGVYVPLPDQDIGLWNTDLIDHAALLLTRASALQAPGRLQLEAAIQAVHAERHVTGVTNWRALSQLYAGLMQITPSLGAAVGRAVAVGEDAGALEGLRLLDLIDADAAEAFQPYWATRAHLLAASAPQEAAEAYSRAIELSTYAPATAWLEARRTALRSRLL
- a CDS encoding prephenate dehydratase, which encodes MTARIAFQGEPGAYSHEACRAARPDMEPLPCATFEDVIEAVRSGEAELAMLPVENSTYGRVADIHRLLPESGLHIIDEAFVRVHINLLALPGTDLTDVKEAYSHLVLLPQCGTFLREKGITGRVSPDNARAARDVAEWGDASKAALASELAGEIYGLDVLARHIEDHDRNTTRFLVMSREADMARRSDHMMTTFVFRVRNIPAALYKAMGGFATNGVNMTKLESYMVGGAFTATQFYADIEGHPDDHNVQLALDELGYFTSELKILGTYPADPARD